The DNA segment GCTTGGATCAGACAGAATGGGCTGCATGCAGAGGCCATAATAACAAACTCTGGGATGCATGGAGGAAAATCTCTAGGCAAAATCAGTGCTGTGAGGCAGGATAGAAGAAAATCACTGTTCTGGTAGCTACAGCATTTTACTGTAGTTTGCAGTGTTTTAGGAGTGGTTATGTAACTATAAATTTAGAGaggttaaaatgtcaaattaaaagtttgggCACCCCTCCAAAAATGTCAATCTAAGAAAACAGAGTGCTCAGTGGGTTTAAGTTTCCTTATTTCAAAAAGCATTTAAGTTAAGGATAAAGCTTTTATGTGAcaattaataaagtttttcttacagttttaaaacagaaaataaaagtgtttaaaaaaatgcatacattGCATGCTCAATGGACGTTGGTAGAAGGTTTTCCCTATTGAAGTCTTTCCAGAGATTTGTTGCGATGCCGCCACAGCAAAACCTCACAGCTCTTGATATGGACTTTGTTTCTTTCCTAGGTATGTTTAGAAACCTTTGTCTCTTCAAACCAACTCCTTTCTATTGAACAGCTAAGTTGGTTCACTGCAgttaaaattattgtttgcCAGAGTATTAGTTGTTTGCAATAAGGATCAAAACAAATCACTCTACTTCTGCTAACGAGGTTCTGATATGAGAAACTTCAAAACCTTGAATCTCTCTTTGCCTTTTCCATCCCAAACTGCTCCGCCTTACATTATAGTTAGACATTGTAACTCCAGGGGCTGTAtggtggcgcagttggtagagctgttgccttgcagcaggaaggtcctgggttcgattcccggcccgggtcaggttaattgggctctctaaattctccctaggtgtgagtgtgtgtgtgtgtgaatggttgtttgtcctgtctgttttctgtggtgccctgcgacagactggcgacctgtccagggtgaaccctgcctctcgcccggaacgtagcggGGGATAGACCCAGCAACcaacaagggtgaacagaaaatggatggattgtAACGCCACATTGCAAAGGCCTTTCTTTAAAATCCAGAAAGAGCccaaaaaatgtataaaagtcaAGCTTTATCAGCTTAggtaataattttaaatttaatttcttatttggaGAACTCTGCACCCCTAAGTGAAAGTTGtttgaattttagttttgctgtttGTGCAGTTGattatcagattttttaaaaggttttctcaTCTCTAGTGGCCTTTGTTTTACTGTTGTCAAACAGGCAAGTGAGTTAGGAGAGAGGGGAAAGCATTTGGCAAAGAATGTAAGGAATCTTGattgaataaattatatttttaagagaTCTTTGTGTCTTATATTTGTgctacagaagaaaaaaaatattgagccGTTTATTTCATGATGCTGGACCTTCTGTATAGAAAACTTGTTACAATGGGGGTAGTCTGTGACTACTTGATCAGTTTAGGCATCATTTTGATATCTTGAAGTTCAACCAAACTTCAAGATATCAGTGTCAATTTTGTGCATTGTCACATTTAAAGAGTTAGATCTATGACAGTCAAAGAGTTAAGCGGTCTCAGGTATTTGGCCCGTATTATTTTAACGTACTTAACAAGGATAAAATAGATTCAAAGAGGGATTATCCCTCTGGCCTTGCAGTCAAGATAATCCTAATACACTCTGCAATACGTCCTTTGACAACAGTTGGAGTCGCCGAGAAAATGAATGTCCATTATGGCTTTCAAATGTAAACTTcccacatttattatttaagaagactttacatcaaatctcctctgttttgattcatttaCCACAGAATTAAAGAGGAACAATGCATTCTcacataaaagcaaataataagAAAGCAGTAACACCTGCTTCAAAGTATAATTAGAATCTAAATGTTAATAGATATTTAATCACTAtgtaaaacaagataaaatgacaatcattcttaatttttttaaataaataaaaaaactgcagtattttttttttaaagacaaaaatcctGACTTCTTGTTACTGCACAAgtgtttatctttttacttCAGACCTTCAattaacttggaaaaaaaaatacaacactaCAGGATTTGCAGTCAAGAGAACTACAACATCTCAGATCTCCAAATGAGGACACAGAGGAGATACACAAATTAGAATATTAAGAAATCCACCAATACAAAAAACCATGTAACAAAACTTCAATGCCATATCATAGATATCAGTCACACATTACACACTTTCTTCTACTGAGACTGCAATTTTCATACACGTCATTTCATACACATGACCCCAAATTCAAATGGAACATCCAGGAAtatcaacttttaaaacacagtACTAAAGAATATAAGAATATGTGATGAAATAAAGATCattaatttctttgtattttcaatCTCAGAAAGATAGACTTTATTACAATCTGTAAAACCAATCATATCTTTATCAATATGTCATTAGAGTTTCTGATGGTCGGTTCAAAATCCTTTTTAGCTTCGTATTCTTTTCCTCTCCTAGGGGAATACTTTGGAGCTTGACATAAAGTATTCAGGCATTTATAGCCTCCAAAATGAAACATTCGAAGAATAAAATGCTTTCACATAAACTGAACTAAGTCTCaatggtaaaaaagaaaaaaacaatctaaaaagtTCAAACCACAAATCTGAACTACCTTTTAGAAGTTCTGAAAAGTATAAATCAAGATCCCTTCAGAATAGCCCCAAAAAAGCTGGGCACATAGAGGGAACTTTGTAGACGTGACACCTAGGGTACATTTAAAGATTTTGGAAAACACtcaaagaaatatgaaataactAGATTACTTGGAAGTTGTAATttgaatgtttgtaaaaaaaaataaataaataaataaaaaaaaagttttaaaaaagcctCACTGCAAGTTCAGTAAAAAGTtagcattaaaaaatattttgtttcattagacAGCACATTGCTAACTAGGGATTGACTAAGAAAATCTTTTACTCGCTGAccaaaccaaacattaaaactatCTTATTTTTTAGAGAATGTCCCTTAaaaagttataataataatagtcaataataataataatcttgtACCTAAAATCTTGTCATGAAATTGTgtgtgcaaaaaagaaaaggttaatgaactattttgtttaaaaaaagtaatggAGATGAACTTTAATTctttttagtttggttttatcTGTATAAATGGCTATTTTCTATTACCTGGAGGGGTTTACTGCATTAATTGATTTTCAGTAAAGCAGAGAGAAACAGCCCTGTAGCCCTGTCTTTAGTGACCTTACTTTGTCCTTGAAATCTGACAACTGTTAAACTTAGAATTTTTCCaagcatatttttgtattaCACAAATTTTAACACCTACATCTGTAAAATTAGCTGATTTCTAATTATCTTTGTGAGTAGTAATATAAGAAGCACTGTTTTAGCTCACATTATGTTAAGGTCATATCTCATTAACAAAAATCACAGGTCCTTGAGAAGCTACTTTATTCTCTCTCTCATAAATTGCTGCCTTGCCCAGATATGTCTCGGGCAAGCTGAAGCTTACTTGTGATTGGTTGATGCTAGCTTGTCTCTCGAACTGTTTGTTGTAGTCTCCTCTTGACTCAGTGAAGCTGTCCTGTCTGTAGGGGCCAAAACTGTCATCTGGCTGGTCAAAGCTGGACTCGCTGTAGAGTCGCTCTCGCATTTCACTGGATCGTTTCCTGGAAGAAGTCCTACTTGGGTATCTCTGGCCAGTCTTGTACCagcctgtctctttaaagacAAACCAAATGTTTCCAGACCAGAGGATTGCATtgagaaaaccaaaaacctgaaaaaaaaggaagcgTTGTAAGTGAATTATCACACccaaacagtttcatttttataccTACAGTGGAAGTGTTTAGACGAGACCAGAGAGGTTCCTGCGTGGTTGCACATCTATTTTCCTTCTCTCTACAGGAAGCAATGAGAAGGAGTACCTCTGTTGGGTTTGTAGCTGCCTTGATATCAGTGAGGCTTTTAGCCCAACAGCAGCTGCTGAGCAGCCACATTAGAGAAAAGGTAACAGTGACAAGAAAATCCTGTTGTATTGTTcaggacagaaacacacaaaagtcACTTATTAGTGTCATTTTAACACAATGCTCCTGATTTAACTAATTGTTGAAGTCAAAAGTCACTGACCACCAGAGGGCCTCTGTTGTTCTTCAGGTACTTGTTCTGGTAGAAAACGTAGACAATTGTTGCAAAGAAGGAGTACAGAAATGCCAAAACACCCACAGTTACGAAaaactgagctgcagcagagaagtCGCCATTGAGGAAAACAACTTCTTCTCTGCTTGTTTCGCATAAGGGAGCTTTGAAGTGGATCTGCTGCAATCTGCAAGACATAAAGAGACAGTTGAGAGCAACTAGTAAAGGTTGTCATTAACTCTGTAGGGAGGATGTGTCTATCAACGTTTCATTAGTTTTTGGAAGCATACTCATTAAAacggggaagaaaaaaaagatctcttAGGATACTTAAgagaaatttaataatttataattaaataattttttattaatatttttactaaaacaattttattaaaaatcttaatatttgtGTTAATATCCACAAATTGATTACTCCTAAAAATGCACCCATTTGTCAACcacaaattctgaaaaaaatctgaaaaaaattatctgcATATTTTTTACTAATATGACTATTTAATGTCCTACCAACAACAAAGATCTAAGACAGATAACGAATACCAGAATATTCATTAGATTTCAGAATAATGAATCAGCAAGTCACAGGTATCTAGATCAACCCATTTTGTTTGAATGCAACTCACTCACATTCCAACCTCTCATAAAAGGgtacataaaacataaaggaGAATGGAGGCTGTGGATGTGCAACAATGACTGTtttgaaatgtgacatttgagataaaatattattaaaaaatgcacCCTtgccccaaaaaataaataaataaaacagcaccaAAATCCTTATCACTTTagctttataaaacaaacttttttaatctgtcctctgctgccatcagttatttatttatgtagctgATGTTGTCAAAGCATTACTTCAGTTTCCATCTTCCATTGCCTAAAAGTCTTGCATTAAAATGGCAACGTGCTTAAAAATAAGCATGAGGGACCAGCAGAGGGGCCCGTTTTTACTGCAAGCACAGTTATAtaagaaacactgaaaacctAGAGATGTTAAAGTGGGTCGGCATCCCCACTCCGCCTGGTTGAAAACTGGGTGAGCTTCAACAGAGATCAGCTCTGCTAAACTGGACAACTAAATTTGAGTCTCTTCACAAAACTTTATAGTTAGACACTGTTGATCCAAATTCTTAAGAGTATAAATATTTGAAGTGTTTGGTTGATTTCATCTAAGACAATTTGTTATACAATTAATAACTTTGTGTCTCCTCGACTTTAAGATCCTCTGTTTTCAAGATAAATCTCTATTTTAAgagtcacaaaaaaaatcccaatttacCTGAAAGGATAGCCAAAATCAATGTTGATGCTGAGGTTGTTCTGTGTCTGTGCAGAGCAGTCCACTTTAACCTGAAGATAGCCATGGTATCCTCCACAGGTGGCAAATGCACAAATGGCAAAAATCTAtcaagagaaaatgtttaaaaaagtgTAACCATCTGTTGGTGTTTTCCTTGAATGAATTCTTCTGAAGCACCAATTGATTGTGTGAGCTTGCTGCATAATGAATGCACATCAATAAATCAAGTGAGAGATTATTACAGttcaaaatgagtttgaaaacaaagcCTGAATAATTTAAAGGAAGGAAGATAATTAACAGAGCTGTGTACTGTGCCCTAGAGGGAGCCCACAGCGGTAGAGTCAGAATCTGTTTGTTCATGTAGCACCAAATCTAAAAGTCTTGGACTCTTTCATTGATTTGTCTTCACATTTACAACATTTCTAACATAAAGATGAAACCAAAGACAGCCTTACTGAgtcaacaactttttttttttacttttaaacaagaaaaaatgccTTTCATCATCTTTGCCAAActatcagataaaaaaaagaatatcatCATGTGAAAGTCTTGTtattaatatgtatttatttgcaacctaaggcaaaaataattagatttacaGTGAATAATCAGAACACACTTGAAAAGGAATGAAGAGAGGGAACTTACCGGAGCAAATATAACCATACACATTTAAAGACCAAAGAGCTTTACTCCATGCAGCGCCGGCAGCTGTAGTCATCAGGCTGAGATGTAACTGATGCAGACAGGAAAACCAAAGCCACTCTTCCAGCAGAGAGGGGTGGGCTGACAGGGGTTGTCTCCCccgaggaggagctggagatgAGGTCAAACTCTGCATTCAATCATCAATGCTCTTAACTGCAACTTCagacaaatatttgcaaaatacaatgtgtttttttgtttgttttttgtttttatctggattaaaaaagaatcaaaaatcttcttttttgaAACTCTGTAAAAACAGCTAGAAAAAAGTGAGGCTATATTTACAACATGAAACAAATCGAGGATCTGGGACAGATTTTGATCATATAAATAATTTGGGTGGTCACAGAGTTATTGCAGGCTGCACAGACCTGATGTGTGAAAATAGAGATCAGTGAAGATGAGATCTATATTCAAGATTCATAATCAAAACAGTTATTCTTCTGTATCTTTAATTAATTAGTGgtcattttaatgcaaaacaaatggtTTTGTTGTCAGATTTAGCATTAAGCTGACTCAACTTTTAATTGTGAGCCCTTTATAAGTTGCTTAatgcaattttatattttaaacacagtttATCACTGCATATCAAAAATGAACCTacaaccatttttttaaattccgtAAATGTTTTCTCTATGTTTTCCTAGAAAATATCTTGGTGTACATGTTTAATGATTAGTTCATGTTAACAGCATTGTCTGTCAAAAAGTATCTTGCTGACCTCTTTTGGTGACAAATATGTATTACACATTCATGTTTAAGCTTTTGCCTGCATTTCATCCAAAGCTTAAGCCAGGATGCCTGAACAAGATGTTTGGTAATTCACAGGTCTATTTGCTCTTTCCTTTTCCACTTTTCCTTTTCTATTGAAGGGTATTCACTTTGCTCCCAAGcatatttttaatatcattACCTAAAGTCAGGACAAATCTATGTGAGAAATCATTTCAAACTTCagctttttataaaaaaaactaaaaaaacaaagaaaaaacctcACAAATTGACCTGAGAGTAATAAATAGGTctaaattaatgtatttaagtacattttaaaagatttaaaggcACAGGACTTTTTTCTCAGGTGAACAATATACTGTTCAACTTCAATTCAGTTTAagaccaaaaaaatatttagttttttccgaagaaaaatgaaatgtgattgTGACTCATATGTTCAAATAATGTGTTTTGGGTGGCCGTGTTGTTGGCAGTAAATATTTCCTGTAGCAGTCAATATTGCGATGAATGTGAATACTGTTGCTCTATGGAATCTCACAAATATCATGGCATGATAACAGCTCAGTTTCCAATCAGCAGAGGCAATATTTCACATTAATATGGGTACTGCGTGACACCATTAAGTGTTGGCAGTCCACCTCATCTGATCTTCTTTAAATCTCTGGCTGGCTGGCCATACGGTTGGACAGAGAGACACTGGAGTCTGGGATATTCTTCCCCATTAGGATGGATGGAGGAGATGATTTGAACTTCCTCTGCCCCTTTCTGCTctttggttctgctctgcatccatgcAGTATCTTTTCGAACTCCTCTGGAATTTGGGGTCATAGTTCATACATTATGTGAGCTTTTGAGATGCCAATCAGCATCtctcagttgtaaaaacaatacccTGTTGCAAGGttgcacaaaagtaaaaatctttctGGCTGCGCAGCAACAAAACCAGAAGGTTGTAACCTGAGAGCCCATTAGTCGTATTGGCCTacctgtttcattttttaattctgtCGATTAAACCAACTATGGTTCACTTTTAGAGTTAAAtatgttctcttttttaattaaaacgtTGTGCACTGATGGAAGTCTTGGCCAGGTCAACCCCTGCAAATGGGATTGTAAATCAAAGTAGAGTTTGATTTACAATCTACTAAATTGGGTAAGAGGTGAGATTGCCAGTGCACCACAGGGTAACACAGAGATACAGAGGACAAATAACCATGGGCATTCACACCTACGGATAATTTAAAGAGACTAATcaacagttatgtttttggactggacgaggaagctggagaacctaGAAAGAAACCACATACAAACAGg comes from the Gambusia affinis linkage group LG07, SWU_Gaff_1.0, whole genome shotgun sequence genome and includes:
- the synprb gene encoding synaptoporin b — encoded protein: MCMVIFAPIFAICAFATCGGYHGYLQVKVDCSAQTQNNLSINIDFGYPFRLQQIHFKAPLCETSREEVVFLNGDFSAAAQFFVTVGVLAFLYSFFATIVYVFYQNKYLKNNRGPLVDFLVTVTFSLMWLLSSCCWAKSLTDIKAATNPTEVLLLIASCREKENRCATTQEPLWSRLNTSTVFGFLNAILWSGNIWFVFKETGWYKTGQRYPSRTSSRKRSSEMRERLYSESSFDQPDDSFGPYRQDSFTESRGDYNKQFERQASINQSQVSFSLPETYLGKAAIYERENKVASQGPVIFVNEI